One genomic window of Ziziphus jujuba cultivar Dongzao chromosome 4, ASM3175591v1 includes the following:
- the LOC107416117 gene encoding two-pore potassium channel 3 isoform X2: protein MDELLLSETGMAGESSNASPRKLFPPAKLILEKVSSMHSSSSNNGGHSRRQSTAHLITTDEILPFLATPKSSSYVNLVANLNKKRKLNRRSRSAPSVFTDIKEEYEDSLDPRPPSNSTPLIVQQAFIGVILYVIIGIGIFMVSGSFKGHTTFKPVDALYFTVVTLCTIGQEAVLLSAVDENKFNTMVQTYMIDKEKGRMRIRTKVFLALAVVFGCIAIGTVSVHFLEDMNFVDSFYLSVTSVTTVGYGDYAFTTIKGRCFAIFWLLISTLAVARAFLYLAELRIDKRNRRIAAWVLQKKVTLRDLVAADLDNDGCISKSEFIIYKLKEMGKIAEKDILQIAKQFDSLEHNNYGKITLADLMESQ, encoded by the exons ATGGATGAACTTCTTCTTTCTGAGACTGGAATGGCAGGAGAATCTAGCAATGCTTCACCAAGAAAGCTTTTCCCACCTG CGAAACTTATTCTAGAGAAAGTCTCCAGCATGCATTCTTCAAGCTCAAACAATGGAG GCCACTCAAGGCGCCAATCTACTGCCCATCTAATCACTACTGACGAGATTCTTCCCTTCCTTGCAACGCCAAAATCTTCTTCCTATGTAAATCTCGTAGCTAACttgaacaaaaagagaaaacttAATCGCCGTTCGCGCTCTGCTCCATCAGTATTCACTGATATCAAGGAAGAGTATGAAGATTCATTAGATCCCAGACCCCCTTCAAATTCAACCCCTTTGATTGTTCAGCAAGCCTTTATTGGTGTGATTTTGTATGTCATAATTGGCATTGGAATATTCATGGTAAGTGGGAGCTTCAAAGGGCATACAACGTTCAAGCCCGTAGATGCCCTTTACTTCACTGTGGTCACACTTTGCACCATTGG GCAAGAGGCCGTGCTGTTAAGCGCTGTTGATGAGAATAAGTTCAACACCATGGTTCAAACATATATGATAGATAAAGAAAAGGGAAGGATGAGGATAAGAACGAAAGTATTCTTGGCTTTGGCAGTTGTTTTTGGGTGCATAGCTATAGGAACAGTTTCAGTGCATTTTTTAGAGGACATGAACTTCGTTGATAGTTTTTATCTCTCTGTTACATCTGTGACAACAGTAGGATATGGGGATTATGCTTTCACTACAATAAAAGGAAGGTGTTTTGCAATTTTTTGGCTGTTAATAAGCACATTGGCAGTTGCTAGGGCTTTTCTGTACTTGGCTGAGTTGAGAATTGACAAGAGAAATCGAAGGATTGCAGCATGGGTTCTTCAAAAGAAGGTTACCTTAAGAGATTTAGTAGCAGCGGACCTTGACAACGATGGATGCATTAG CAAATCTGAGTTCATCATATACAAACTTAAGGAGATGGGAAAGATAGCAGAGAAAGACATCCTGCAGATCGCCAAACAATTTGATTCATTAGAACACAacaattatggaaaaataactCTAGCTGATCTAATGGAAAGTCAATGA
- the LOC107416117 gene encoding two-pore potassium channel 3 isoform X1 — translation MDELLLSETGMAGESSNASPRKLFPPAKLILEKVSSMHSSSSNNGGHSRRQSTAHLITTDEILPFLATPKSSSYVNLVANLNKKRKLNRRSRSAPSVFTDIKEEYEDSLDPRPPSNSTPLIVQQAFIGVILYVIIGIGIFMVSGSFKGHTTFKPVDALYFTVVTLCTIGYGDIVPDTTFTKLFACFFILVGFGFIDILLNGLVTYICDRQEAVLLSAVDENKFNTMVQTYMIDKEKGRMRIRTKVFLALAVVFGCIAIGTVSVHFLEDMNFVDSFYLSVTSVTTVGYGDYAFTTIKGRCFAIFWLLISTLAVARAFLYLAELRIDKRNRRIAAWVLQKKVTLRDLVAADLDNDGCISKSEFIIYKLKEMGKIAEKDILQIAKQFDSLEHNNYGKITLADLMESQ, via the exons ATGGATGAACTTCTTCTTTCTGAGACTGGAATGGCAGGAGAATCTAGCAATGCTTCACCAAGAAAGCTTTTCCCACCTG CGAAACTTATTCTAGAGAAAGTCTCCAGCATGCATTCTTCAAGCTCAAACAATGGAG GCCACTCAAGGCGCCAATCTACTGCCCATCTAATCACTACTGACGAGATTCTTCCCTTCCTTGCAACGCCAAAATCTTCTTCCTATGTAAATCTCGTAGCTAACttgaacaaaaagagaaaacttAATCGCCGTTCGCGCTCTGCTCCATCAGTATTCACTGATATCAAGGAAGAGTATGAAGATTCATTAGATCCCAGACCCCCTTCAAATTCAACCCCTTTGATTGTTCAGCAAGCCTTTATTGGTGTGATTTTGTATGTCATAATTGGCATTGGAATATTCATGGTAAGTGGGAGCTTCAAAGGGCATACAACGTTCAAGCCCGTAGATGCCCTTTACTTCACTGTGGTCACACTTTGCACCATTGGGTATGGTGATATTGTTCCAGACACCACATTTACCAAACTTTTTGCTTGTTTTTTCATCTTGGTTGGTTTCGGGTTCATTGATATTTTGCTTAATGGTTTGGTGACATATATTTGTGATAGGCAAGAGGCCGTGCTGTTAAGCGCTGTTGATGAGAATAAGTTCAACACCATGGTTCAAACATATATGATAGATAAAGAAAAGGGAAGGATGAGGATAAGAACGAAAGTATTCTTGGCTTTGGCAGTTGTTTTTGGGTGCATAGCTATAGGAACAGTTTCAGTGCATTTTTTAGAGGACATGAACTTCGTTGATAGTTTTTATCTCTCTGTTACATCTGTGACAACAGTAGGATATGGGGATTATGCTTTCACTACAATAAAAGGAAGGTGTTTTGCAATTTTTTGGCTGTTAATAAGCACATTGGCAGTTGCTAGGGCTTTTCTGTACTTGGCTGAGTTGAGAATTGACAAGAGAAATCGAAGGATTGCAGCATGGGTTCTTCAAAAGAAGGTTACCTTAAGAGATTTAGTAGCAGCGGACCTTGACAACGATGGATGCATTAG CAAATCTGAGTTCATCATATACAAACTTAAGGAGATGGGAAAGATAGCAGAGAAAGACATCCTGCAGATCGCCAAACAATTTGATTCATTAGAACACAacaattatggaaaaataactCTAGCTGATCTAATGGAAAGTCAATGA
- the LOC107416198 gene encoding uncharacterized protein LOC107416198 isoform X2, whose translation MVGDIANNARLRLLRLSEAAENLKRQAAINVRTGKENDARELLFQKKKVMEALEKSKNRIELLDELSKKLNEAISLKERQLIGNVAMDLEVPMEDSSSPVRIVSPTSEVTEDFVERKEFVSNDLKSSEDQESQFYAEGQASLHADQEHEETQGPQLGVNLNGDDIMSSLKAVSSYKDLLAHLDQQLNKIEAELVTVLRVSTLVLDSEEGTKNVKVLQVVELLDSIRGIRQRITNIKLAEVES comes from the exons ATGGTTGGTGATATAGCAAACAATGCCAGATTAAGGCTTCTGCGTCTATCAGAGGCAGCTGAGAACCTAAAACGGCAAGCAGCAATTAATGTTCGTACTGGGAAGGAAAATGATGCAAGGGAACTACTCTTTCAGAAGAAGAAGGTCATGGAAGCTTTGGAAAAGTCAAAGAATCGAATTGAATTGCTTGATGAGCTTTCCAAAAAGCTTAATGAG GCTATATCTCTTAAAGAAAGGCAGCTAATTGGGAATGTTGCTATGGATCTTGAAGTTCCCATGGAAGATTCTTCTAGTCCAGTTCGAATTGTATCTCCAACATCAGAAGTAACAGAAGATTTTGTGGAGCGCAAAGAGTTTGTTTCTAATGATCTGAAATCCAGTGAAGATCAAGAATCACAGTTTTATGCAGAAGGTCAAGCTAGTTTACATGCTGACCAAGAGCACGAGGAAACTCAAGGACCTCAACTGGGGGTAAATCTGAATGGAGATGACATTATGAGTAGCTTGAAAGCAGTAAGCTCCTATAAGGATCTTTTGGCACATCTGGATCAACAACTGAACAAAATTGAAGCAGAACTTGTCACAGTTTTGAGGGTCTCAACGTTGGTGTTGGACAGTGAGGAGGGAACAAAAAATGTTAAGGTGCTGCAGGTAGTGGAACTTCTTGATAGCATTCGTGGAATTAGACAAAG AATTACAAATATCAAGCTGGCAGAGGTCGAGAGTTGA
- the LOC107416198 gene encoding uncharacterized protein LOC107416198 isoform X1 yields MILLNSGAGIAMAVPRRPLWRPMCLASDVNTEQLRAQLDQLHFEAETTRTKANNARLRLLRLSEAAENLKRQAAINVRTGKENDARELLFQKKKVMEALEKSKNRIELLDELSKKLNEAISLKERQLIGNVAMDLEVPMEDSSSPVRIVSPTSEVTEDFVERKEFVSNDLKSSEDQESQFYAEGQASLHADQEHEETQGPQLGVNLNGDDIMSSLKAVSSYKDLLAHLDQQLNKIEAELVTVLRVSTLVLDSEEGTKNVKVLQVVELLDSIRGIRQRITNIKLAEVES; encoded by the exons ATGATACTGTTAAACTCTGGTGCTGGGATAGCCATGGCTGTCCCGCGGAGGCCCTTGTGGAGGCCTATGTGCTTGGCTTCCGATGTCAACACCGAGCAGCTTCGTGCTCAGCTGGATCAGCTTCATTTCGAGGCTGAGACCACCAGAACCAAAG CAAACAATGCCAGATTAAGGCTTCTGCGTCTATCAGAGGCAGCTGAGAACCTAAAACGGCAAGCAGCAATTAATGTTCGTACTGGGAAGGAAAATGATGCAAGGGAACTACTCTTTCAGAAGAAGAAGGTCATGGAAGCTTTGGAAAAGTCAAAGAATCGAATTGAATTGCTTGATGAGCTTTCCAAAAAGCTTAATGAG GCTATATCTCTTAAAGAAAGGCAGCTAATTGGGAATGTTGCTATGGATCTTGAAGTTCCCATGGAAGATTCTTCTAGTCCAGTTCGAATTGTATCTCCAACATCAGAAGTAACAGAAGATTTTGTGGAGCGCAAAGAGTTTGTTTCTAATGATCTGAAATCCAGTGAAGATCAAGAATCACAGTTTTATGCAGAAGGTCAAGCTAGTTTACATGCTGACCAAGAGCACGAGGAAACTCAAGGACCTCAACTGGGGGTAAATCTGAATGGAGATGACATTATGAGTAGCTTGAAAGCAGTAAGCTCCTATAAGGATCTTTTGGCACATCTGGATCAACAACTGAACAAAATTGAAGCAGAACTTGTCACAGTTTTGAGGGTCTCAACGTTGGTGTTGGACAGTGAGGAGGGAACAAAAAATGTTAAGGTGCTGCAGGTAGTGGAACTTCTTGATAGCATTCGTGGAATTAGACAAAG AATTACAAATATCAAGCTGGCAGAGGTCGAGAGTTGA